In one window of Mus pahari chromosome 3, PAHARI_EIJ_v1.1, whole genome shotgun sequence DNA:
- the Muc15 gene encoding mucin-15 isoform X1, protein MLTLAKIALIASLFISLPFGRTQEQNPQRNVTQHTVEDVKTIRNNSIHLERRINVTSENGSDISNLMVTTPSLLDLSTTYRTTNSTRNLPMTSSADSSRPSSTYSVPPLGQGFVSKLPLNSSKADANPLQVSEHSNSTHFPSSENFTWSLDNDTMNSPEEISRTVRPFPLPPKTTPVTSSTTEPTGWLPTNNDNFAGFTPYQEKTTLQPTIKFTNNSKLFPNSSDTPKENKNTGIVFGAILGAILGASLLSLVGYLLCGQRKTDSFSHRRLYDDRNEPVLRLDNAPDPYDVNFGNSSYYNPTVSDSSMPEGGESMQDGIPMDAIPPLRPSI, encoded by the exons ATgttgaccttagccaaaattGCATTGATTGCAAGTCTGTTCATTTCATTACCATTTGGGAGGACTCAGGAACAAAATCCACAAAGAAATGTAACTCAGCACACTGTAGAAGATGTGAAAACAATAAGAAACAACTCCATTCATTTGGAAAGAAGAATAAATGTAACTTCAGAGAATGGAAGTGATATCTCCAATCTCATGGTGACAACTCCTTCTCTTCTGGATTTATCCACAACCTACAGAACAACAAATTCCACCAGAAACTTGCCAATGACTAGCTCAGCGGACAGTTCAAGACCCTCCTCCACATATTCTGTTCCTCCCTTGGGTCAGGGCTTTGTTTCCAAGTTGCCTTTGAACTCATCCAAAGCAGACGCAAATCCTTTACAGGTCTCAGAACATTCCAATTCTACACATTTCCCATCATCAGAAAACTTTACTTGGTCTCTGGACAATGACACGATGAACAGTCCTGAAGAAATTTCCCGCACAGTAAGGcccttccctctacctccaaAGACCACACCTGTGACTTCTTCCACAACTGAACCTACTGGATGGCTCCCCACAAACAATGACAACTTTGCTGGTTTCACCCCGTATCAAGAAAAAACAACTTTACAGCCTACCATAAAATTCACCAATAATTCAAAACTTTTCCCAAATTCATCAGACACCCCAAAAG AGAATAAGAACACAGGAATAGTATTTGGAGCCATTTTAGGAGCTATCCTGGGTGCTTCACTGCTTAGCCTTGTTGGCTACTTATTGTGCGGACAACGGAAAACAGATTCATTTTCCCATCGGCGCCTTTATGATGACAGAAACGAACCAG TTCTGCGATTAGACAATGCACCAGATCCTTATGATGTCAATTTTGGAAATTCTAGTTACTACAACCCAACCGTGAGTGATTCATCCATGCCAGAAGGGGGAGAGAGCATGCAAGATGGCATTCCTATGGATGCCATACCTCCACTTCGCCCCTCGATATAA
- the Muc15 gene encoding mucin-15 isoform X2 → MLTLAKIALIASLFISLPFGRTQEQNPQRNVTQHTVEDVKTIRNNSIHLERRINVTSENGSDISNLMVTTPSLLDLSTTYRTTNSTRNLPMTSSADSSRPSSTYSVPPLGQGFVSKLPLNSSKADANPLQVSEHSNSTHFPSSENFTWSLDNDTMNSPEEISRTVRPFPLPPKTTPVTSSTTEPTGWLPTNNDNFAGFTPYQEKTTLQPTIKFTNNSKLFPNSSDTPKENKNTGIVFGAILGAILGASLLSLVGYLLCGQRKTDSFSHRRLYDDRNEPVTTTQP, encoded by the exons ATgttgaccttagccaaaattGCATTGATTGCAAGTCTGTTCATTTCATTACCATTTGGGAGGACTCAGGAACAAAATCCACAAAGAAATGTAACTCAGCACACTGTAGAAGATGTGAAAACAATAAGAAACAACTCCATTCATTTGGAAAGAAGAATAAATGTAACTTCAGAGAATGGAAGTGATATCTCCAATCTCATGGTGACAACTCCTTCTCTTCTGGATTTATCCACAACCTACAGAACAACAAATTCCACCAGAAACTTGCCAATGACTAGCTCAGCGGACAGTTCAAGACCCTCCTCCACATATTCTGTTCCTCCCTTGGGTCAGGGCTTTGTTTCCAAGTTGCCTTTGAACTCATCCAAAGCAGACGCAAATCCTTTACAGGTCTCAGAACATTCCAATTCTACACATTTCCCATCATCAGAAAACTTTACTTGGTCTCTGGACAATGACACGATGAACAGTCCTGAAGAAATTTCCCGCACAGTAAGGcccttccctctacctccaaAGACCACACCTGTGACTTCTTCCACAACTGAACCTACTGGATGGCTCCCCACAAACAATGACAACTTTGCTGGTTTCACCCCGTATCAAGAAAAAACAACTTTACAGCCTACCATAAAATTCACCAATAATTCAAAACTTTTCCCAAATTCATCAGACACCCCAAAAG AGAATAAGAACACAGGAATAGTATTTGGAGCCATTTTAGGAGCTATCCTGGGTGCTTCACTGCTTAGCCTTGTTGGCTACTTATTGTGCGGACAACGGAAAACAGATTCATTTTCCCATCGGCGCCTTTATGATGACAGAAACGAACCAG TTACTACAACCCAACCGTGA